One region of Vigna angularis cultivar LongXiaoDou No.4 chromosome 10, ASM1680809v1, whole genome shotgun sequence genomic DNA includes:
- the LOC108335646 gene encoding 2-oxoglutarate-dependent dioxygenase DAO yields MEATVPVVDFQKLSEGEEWKKLREACEKCGIFRVINHPIPETLMKEMKSAVKFLHDLPSEIKMRNKSIIPDSGYIPPLPSSPLYEAMAIYDFHKSPQALEDFLSQLNLPPHYSKIVKAYGKAIHDLASTMAEKMGKCLGIEDVDFKDWPFLLRSIKYNFSPENIGEMGVMLHSDTGFITLLQDDETVSGLELLDDSGLLKAVTPKSGSFLCIVGDVGHVWSNEKFWNARHRVICKETCSRYSFGVFMLAARDGIVEAHPKLAELNDGPRYRPFKYEDLREFRILTGKRNAEVLHQYRIA; encoded by the exons ATGGAGGCTACCGTTCCTGTGGTGGATTTTCAGAAGCTTTCAGAAGGAGAGGAGTGGAAGAAGCTAAGAGAAGCATGTGAGAAATGTGGTATTTTCAGGGTCATCAACCACCCTATTCCAGAAACACTCATGAAAGAGATGAAATCAGCAGTCAAATTCTTGCATGATCTTCCTTCAGAGATAAAAATGCGCAACAAATCCATAATTCCTGACAGTGGTTATATTCCACCGCTTCCATCAAGTCCTCTATATGAGGCCATGGCGATATATGACTTTCATAAATCACCACAGGCACTTGAAGATTTCCTCTCCCAGCTGAATTTACCACCCCATTACAG CAAAATAGTAAAAGCTTATGGGAAAGCAATTCATGACTTGGCATCAACTATGGCAGAAAAGATGGGCAAGTGTTTGGGTATAGAGGATGTTGATTTCAAGGACTGGCCTTTCCTTTTAAGAAgtataaaatacaatttcagCCCAGAAAATATAGGTGAAATGGGAGTAATGTTGCACTCAGATACAGGATTTATCACTCTACTTCAAGATGATGAAACTGTTAGTGGTCTTGAGCTGTTGGATGATTCTGGCTTATTAAAAGCAGTGACTCCCAAATCAGGGTCCTTCCTCTGTATTGTTGGAGATGTTGGACAT GTTTGGAGCAATGAAAAATTTTGGAATGCGAGGCATCGTGTAATTTGCAAGGAAACATGTAGTCGTTATTCGTTTGGTGTATTTATGTTAGCAGCAAGGGATGGTATTGTTGAGGCGCATCCAAAGTTGGCGGAACTTAACGATGGTCCACGTTATCGACCATTTAAGTATGAAGATTTAAGGGAGTTCAGAATCCTCACAGGAAAGAGAAATGCTGAAGTTCTTCATCAATATCGCATTGCTTAG
- the LOC108335645 gene encoding 60S acidic ribosomal protein P0: MAPKQTKAEKKIAYDGKLCQLLEEYGQILVVNADNVGSKQLQNIRKGLRGDSVVLMGKNTMMKRSVRMHAEKTGNNVYLSLIPLLVGNVGLIFTKGDLKEVSEEVAKYKVGAPARVGLVAPIDVVVPPGNTGLDPSQTSFFQVLNIPTKINKGTVEIITPVELIRKGEKVGSSEAALLAKLGIRPFSYGLVVLSVYDNGSVFSPEVLDLTEDDLLEKFAAGVSMVTSLSLAISYPTLAAAPHMFVNAYKNVLAVAVETDYSFPEADKVKEYLKDPSKFAVAAVAAPAAASGAPAAAAKEEEKKEEPAEESDDDMGFSLFD; encoded by the exons atggCACCGAAACAAACCAAGGCAGAGAAGAAGATCGCTTACGATGGTAAGCTGTGCCAGCTTCTGGAAGAGTACGGCCAGATCCTCGTGGTGAACGCCGACAACGTGGGATCCAAACAGCTCCAGAACATTCGCAAGGGTCTCCGCGGTGACTCTGTCGTACTCATGGGGAAGAACACCATGATGAAGCGCTCCGTCAGGATGCACGCTGAGAAGACCGGCAACAATGTCTATCTCAGCCTCATTCCTCTCCTTGTC GGCAATGTTGGATTGATTTTCACTAAGGGTGACCTTAAGGAGGTCAGTGAGGAAGTTGCCAAGTACAAG GTCGGAGCTCCTGCCCGTGTTGGTTTGGTTGCCCCAATTGATGTCGTTGTTCCTCCTGGCAACACCGGTCTCGATCCATCTCAGACCTCTTTCTTCCAG GTGCTTAACATTCCTACCAAGATTAACAAAGGTACTGTGGAAATCATTACCCCTGTTGAACTCATTAGGAAGGGAGAAAAGGTTGGATCTTCTGAAGCTGCTTTGCTTGCCAAGCTTGGCATTAGGCCTTTCTCTTATGGGCTTGTGGTCCTTTCTGTTTATGATAATGGCTCTGTGTTTAGTCCTGAGGTCCTTGATCTCACTGAGGATGACCTCCTTGAGAAATTTGCTGCCGGTGTCTCCATGGTTACTTCTCTTTCGTTGGCTATCTCATACCCAACACTTGCAGCTGCACCACATATGTTTGTGAATGCCTACAAGAATGTTCTTGCAGTTGCGGTTGAGACAGATTATTCTTTCCCTGAGGCCGACAAGGTCAAGGAATATCTGAAG GACCCAAGTAAATTTGCTGTAGCTGCTGTTGCTGCTCCTGCTGCTGCTTCTGGGGCTCCAGCTGCTGCAGCtaaggaagaggaaaagaaggaaGAGCCCGCAGAAGAATCTGATGATGACATGGGTTTTAGTCTGTTTGACTAA
- the LOC108335648 gene encoding probable peroxygenase 4, producing MASSPSLENTKQRGGEKPIPLHENVLQKHAAFFDKNHDGVIYPWETFQGLREIGNGIFSSVGLSLFINLGLSQTTRPGKFPSLLFPIEIKNIHLGKHGSDTGVYDTEGRFLPSKFEDIFTKHAHTQPNALTYDELMQMIQANREPKDIKGRIGGLVEWKILYKVAKDKSGLLQKETIRGVYDGSLFEMLKKEHSTHTKK from the exons ATGGCTTCTTCTCCTTCCTtagaaaacacaaaacaaaggg GTGGTGAGAAACCAATTCCACTTCACGAAAACGTTTTGCAGAAGCATGCTGCTTTCTTTGACAAGAATCACGATGGTGTCATTTATCCATGGGAAACTTTTCAAG GGTTACGTGAAATTGGAAATGGAATATTTTCGTCGGTTGGACTTTCTCTGTTCATCAATTTGGGTCTTAGTCAAACTACTCGTCCA GGAAAATTTCCATCTTTACTTTTTCCAATTGAAATTAAGAACATCCATTTGGGCAAACATGGCAGTGACACTGGAGTCTATGATACCGAAGGAAG GtttcttccttcaaaatttGAAGACATTTTCACCAAACATGCACATACACAACCAAATGCCCTCACATATGATGAGCTAATGCAGATGATACAAGCAAATAGAGAACCCAAAGATATCAAAGGAAG GATTGGTGGCTTGGTAGAATGGAAGATCCTTTACAAAGTTGCCAAAGACAAGAGTGGTTTACTACAAAAGGAAACAATCCGAGGTGTTTATGATGGAAGCTTGTTTGAAATGTTGAAAAAGGAACATTCTACACACACAAAAAAGTGA